One Heptranchias perlo isolate sHepPer1 chromosome 2, sHepPer1.hap1, whole genome shotgun sequence DNA segment encodes these proteins:
- the LOC137332149 gene encoding putative nuclease HARBI1, with translation MRNRFITFPLDREKQNERTRGFARIAGFPMLQGAIDYTHFAMRAQHVNLVIYMNKKGFHSLNVQLVYDHTQCIMGVNTRYPESSHNVFTMRQSNMPAIFEPARQVKGWLLGDQGYPLMRWLTIPVRNTRTRAEWAYNESHAAMCNVIDRTIGVLKQCFRCLDRCVGTLQYSAERVSRFIVVCCTLHDLVIMREQSLPPIIQHDPEPEEEEAEAEGEEEAEDEREEMEGEVEEDKEHWPNLPGLCVLT, from the coding sequence ATGCGCAACAGGTTCATTAcattccctcttgatagagagaagcagaatgagcgaaCACGAGGGTTCGCTcgtattgcaggcttccccatgctgcagggtgccattgactacacGCATTTTGCCATGCGTGCTCAACATGTTAACTTGGTTATCTACATGAAcaaaaagggattccactccctcaatgtgcagctggtgtatgACCACACGCAATGCATCATGGGGGTCAATACCCGCTACCCTGAGAGCAGTCACAATGTCTTcactatgcggcagtccaacatgccagctatctttgaaccagctcggcaagtgaaaggctggctactgggtgaccagggctatcccctcatgaggtggctcacgaTCCCCGTCAGGAACACACGCACACGTGCAGAgtgggcctacaacgagagccatgctgccatgtGCAACGTCATTGATCGTACCATAGGCGTCctgaagcaatgcttccgctgcctggaccgttgtgttggaaccctgcagtactcagctgagcgggtgtcaagattcatcGTGGTGTGCTGCACGCTGCACGACCTcgtcattatgagggaacagtccTTGCCGCCGATTATCCAGCacgaccctgagccagaggaggaggaggcggaggcagagggggaggaagaggctgaggatgagcgggaggagatggagggggaagtggaggaagacaaggaacaCTGGCCcaatctgccagggctctgcgtgctcacctga